The proteins below come from a single Rhodococcus sp. WMMA185 genomic window:
- a CDS encoding ArsA family ATPase produces MTQVVEHEHRHVAPALDVAGLLEDRATRIIVCCGAGGVGKTTTAASLALRAAEQGRKVVVLTIDPARRLAQALGVAELDNTPQPVELGASTTGELHAMMLNMRRTFDEMVIEHTTPEKAEQIIANPFYQTVATSFSGTQEYMAMEKLGQLASNSDWDLVVVDTPPSRNALDFLDAPQRLGAFLDGRMIRLFTAPGRGLTRLVTGAMGLALRGVSTIVGSQMLSDASSFVQSLDSMFGGFRERARATYELLRQPGTNFLVIAAAEPDALREAAFFVDRLLGDDMPLAGLVLNRTHPTLASLSADHAVTAADQLEDQDPLTAAVLQIHAHRAMTAKREVQLLSRFTAAHPHVPIVGVPSLPFEVSDLEALRAVGDQLTRKTS; encoded by the coding sequence ATGACCCAGGTAGTTGAACACGAGCATCGCCATGTTGCCCCGGCCCTCGATGTGGCGGGTCTGCTCGAAGACCGGGCGACCCGGATCATCGTGTGCTGCGGCGCCGGCGGCGTGGGAAAGACGACTACGGCGGCATCACTGGCCCTGCGAGCAGCCGAACAGGGCCGCAAGGTGGTCGTGCTGACCATCGACCCAGCCCGCCGACTCGCGCAGGCTCTCGGCGTCGCGGAACTCGACAACACCCCTCAACCGGTGGAACTCGGGGCGAGCACCACCGGTGAACTTCACGCCATGATGCTCAACATGCGGCGCACATTCGACGAGATGGTGATCGAGCACACCACACCGGAGAAGGCCGAGCAGATTATCGCGAACCCCTTCTATCAGACGGTCGCCACCTCGTTCTCCGGCACGCAGGAGTACATGGCAATGGAGAAGCTGGGGCAACTCGCTTCCAACTCCGACTGGGACCTGGTTGTGGTCGACACACCGCCGTCACGCAACGCGCTGGACTTCCTCGACGCACCTCAGCGCCTCGGCGCGTTTCTCGATGGTCGCATGATCCGATTGTTCACGGCGCCTGGTCGTGGCCTTACTCGGTTGGTGACTGGGGCAATGGGCCTCGCGCTGCGCGGGGTGTCGACCATCGTGGGCAGTCAGATGCTCTCGGACGCGTCCAGTTTCGTCCAATCACTGGATTCGATGTTCGGCGGATTTCGCGAACGAGCACGGGCCACCTATGAATTGCTTCGACAGCCCGGGACGAACTTCTTGGTGATCGCCGCCGCCGAGCCGGACGCACTGCGGGAAGCCGCGTTCTTCGTGGACCGACTGTTGGGCGACGACATGCCACTTGCTGGGCTCGTGCTGAATCGGACGCATCCCACCCTGGCCTCTCTGTCGGCCGATCACGCGGTTACCGCCGCTGACCAACTAGAAGACCAGGATCCCCTCACCGCGGCCGTGCTGCAGATTCACGCCCACCGGGCCATGACCGCGAAGCGTGAGGTCCAGCTGTTGAGCCGATTCACAGCCGCGCACCCACACGTGCCGATCGTCGGCGTTCCCTCGCTGCCGTTCGAGGTGTCCGACCTCGAAGCATTGAGGGCCGTGGGTGACCAGCTCACTCGCAAGACGTCCTGA
- a CDS encoding WhiB family transcriptional regulator — MHMTTPTSRLDVEQAEARIAWVTQARCREVDPDQLFVRGAAQRKAATICRHCPVLMQCGADALDNRVEFGVWGGMTERQRRALLKQHPEVESWSDFFEAQRQHQSAV, encoded by the coding sequence ATGCACATGACCACCCCAACTAGCCGTTTGGATGTCGAGCAAGCAGAAGCTCGAATCGCCTGGGTCACGCAGGCTCGTTGTCGGGAAGTCGATCCCGATCAGCTCTTCGTCCGTGGCGCAGCGCAGCGGAAGGCTGCGACGATCTGCCGGCATTGCCCGGTTTTGATGCAGTGTGGGGCCGATGCTCTCGACAATCGTGTCGAATTCGGCGTATGGGGCGGCATGACGGAACGTCAGCGCCGAGCACTACTCAAGCAGCACCCTGAGGTCGAGTCGTGGTCTGACTTCTTCGAAGCGCAGCGGCAGCATCAGTCCGCTGTCTGA